One Megalops cyprinoides isolate fMegCyp1 chromosome 17, fMegCyp1.pri, whole genome shotgun sequence DNA window includes the following coding sequences:
- the fam49a gene encoding protein FAM49A isoform X1 translates to MGNLLKVLTCTELEQGPNFFLDFENAQPTECEKEVWNQVNAVLQDSESILSGLQAYKGAGQEIRDAIQNPNDMLMQERAWNSVCPLVIRLKKFYGFSLRLEKALQSLLESLTCPSQTPTQHLEKEQALAKQFAEILHFTLRFDELKMRIPAIQNDFSYYRRTISRNKINNMNLDIENEVNNEMANRMSLFYAEATPMLKTLSTATTNFVSENKTLPLENTTDCLSTMASVCKVMLETPEYTSRFNSEDTLLFCMRVMVGVIILYDHVHPAGAFTKSSKIDMKGCIKVLKDQPADNVEGLLNALKFTTKHLNDETTPKAIRAMLQ, encoded by the exons ATGGGGAATCTGTTAAAAGTTCTCACTTGCACAGAGCTTGAACAGGGGCCAAACTTTTTCCTTGACTTTGAAA acgcACAGCCGACAGAGTGTGAGAAAGAAGTGTGGAACCAGGTCAATGCGGTGCTGCAGGACTCCGAGAGCATTCTCTCTGGCCTCCAGGCCTACAAGGGAGCCGGGCAGGAGATAAGAGAC GCCATACAGAATCCAAATGACATGCTGATGCAGGAGAGAGCATGGAACTCTGTCTGTCCTTTGGTCATACGCCTCAAGAAGTTCTATGGGTTCTCTTTGAGGCTAG AGAAAGCCCTGCAGAGCCTCTTGGAGTCTCTAACGTGCCCATCACAAACTCCAACGCAGCACCTGGAGAAAGAGCAGGCCCTGGCCAAGCAGTTCGCTGAGATCCTGCACTTCACCTTGCGATTCGACGAGCTCAAG ATGAGAATTCCAGCCATTCAGAATGACTTCAGTTATTATCGACGGACCATTAGTCGAAACAAGATAAATAACATGAAT TTGGACATCGAGAACGAGGTCAACAATGAGATGGCGAATCGGATGTCTCTCTTTTACGCCGAGGCAACGCCGATGCTGAAAACCCTCAGCACTGCAACGACAAATTTTGTGTCTGAG AACAAAACATTGCCCTTGGAGAACACCACAGACTGCTTGAGTACTATGGCTAGTGTGTGTAAAGTCATGCTGGAAACACC AGAGTACACCAGCAGATTCAACAGTGAGGACACCCTGCTCTTCTGTATGCGAGTCATGGTCGGGGTCATAATCCTCTATGACCACGTGCATCCTGCCGGTGCCTTCACAAAGTCGTCCAAAATCGAT ATGAAGGGGTGCATCAAGGTTCTGAAGGATCAGCCTGCAGATAATGTTGAAGGTCTACTCAATGCCCTCAA GTTCACCACAAAACACCTGAATGATGAGACGACTCCAAAAGCCATCAGAGCAATGcttcagtaa
- the fam49a gene encoding protein FAM49A isoform X2 yields the protein MGNLLKVLTREIENYPHFFLDFENAQPTECEKEVWNQVNAVLQDSESILSGLQAYKGAGQEIRDAIQNPNDMLMQERAWNSVCPLVIRLKKFYGFSLRLEKALQSLLESLTCPSQTPTQHLEKEQALAKQFAEILHFTLRFDELKMRIPAIQNDFSYYRRTISRNKINNMNLDIENEVNNEMANRMSLFYAEATPMLKTLSTATTNFVSENKTLPLENTTDCLSTMASVCKVMLETPEYTSRFNSEDTLLFCMRVMVGVIILYDHVHPAGAFTKSSKIDMKGCIKVLKDQPADNVEGLLNALKFTTKHLNDETTPKAIRAMLQ from the exons ATGGGTAATCTTCTTAAAGTCCTTACAAGGGAAATAGAAAACTATCCACATTTTTTCCTGGACTTCGAAA acgcACAGCCGACAGAGTGTGAGAAAGAAGTGTGGAACCAGGTCAATGCGGTGCTGCAGGACTCCGAGAGCATTCTCTCTGGCCTCCAGGCCTACAAGGGAGCCGGGCAGGAGATAAGAGAC GCCATACAGAATCCAAATGACATGCTGATGCAGGAGAGAGCATGGAACTCTGTCTGTCCTTTGGTCATACGCCTCAAGAAGTTCTATGGGTTCTCTTTGAGGCTAG AGAAAGCCCTGCAGAGCCTCTTGGAGTCTCTAACGTGCCCATCACAAACTCCAACGCAGCACCTGGAGAAAGAGCAGGCCCTGGCCAAGCAGTTCGCTGAGATCCTGCACTTCACCTTGCGATTCGACGAGCTCAAG ATGAGAATTCCAGCCATTCAGAATGACTTCAGTTATTATCGACGGACCATTAGTCGAAACAAGATAAATAACATGAAT TTGGACATCGAGAACGAGGTCAACAATGAGATGGCGAATCGGATGTCTCTCTTTTACGCCGAGGCAACGCCGATGCTGAAAACCCTCAGCACTGCAACGACAAATTTTGTGTCTGAG AACAAAACATTGCCCTTGGAGAACACCACAGACTGCTTGAGTACTATGGCTAGTGTGTGTAAAGTCATGCTGGAAACACC AGAGTACACCAGCAGATTCAACAGTGAGGACACCCTGCTCTTCTGTATGCGAGTCATGGTCGGGGTCATAATCCTCTATGACCACGTGCATCCTGCCGGTGCCTTCACAAAGTCGTCCAAAATCGAT ATGAAGGGGTGCATCAAGGTTCTGAAGGATCAGCCTGCAGATAATGTTGAAGGTCTACTCAATGCCCTCAA GTTCACCACAAAACACCTGAATGATGAGACGACTCCAAAAGCCATCAGAGCAATGcttcagtaa